AAGGTTGATCCCTGCCCGCTTGTAGACCTGCTCCACGCACTCATAAATCAGTCCGTAGTGTTGGCTGACATTCAGTGGCAGCAACCGATAGGTTTCGATTACGTTTGTCAGTTCCTTCAGGGCCTCAGTGACACCAGGCGTCCGCTGGAATTCTTCTGGGACGACGACGCCCAGCAAGTTCTCTTTCTTCAGCGGGATATCCGCTTCCACCTGAAGTTCGATCACCGCGGCGCGATCGTCACAATCCTTAGTCGACCCCTCCTTGTACAGCTTAGAAACCGCGAGCACCCTGGAATGGCTCATGTTGAGAAGATGCTCCTCCTTGAGCTTCTTCTGATCGTTCGCGTCCCGATCGACGTACCGGCGCGGTGTTTCGAAATACAGGGAGATAAGCCGGCCGATCTGGTCTTGATCGGTGCCGACGTTGAAGTCCTCCAGTTTGAAGGTCGTCAGGTAATCCGGCATCCTTCCCCGCTCGAAGGCGCCCGTATCGAAGGGATGTATCCGCTTCAAGGGTGGCGGATTGCTGAAGCGCATCACGAACACGGTCGGCAGCTGCCACGGTTCCGGGTTCAGCGCATCCTTGCCCTTATAGGCAGCACGACCGACGAACAGATAGCAGAGCTTTTCGCCCTGGAAGACGTTGCACTTCACCGCGAGAAGCTTCTCTTCATTCAAGATCGGAATCAGGTTGCTCGAAGCGGTGCTGTGTATCCACGGCGGACTCTTCGGTACGGCCAGGTTGCTGTTCTTCAAAAACTCGCGGAGCTTCACCTCTGTGGGCTTGACCATCGGATATCCATGGGGTGCAGCAAATCACCGGGACGCCATCTATCAAAACCGGTTGCGGCAGGTAGGTTCTCACAACCGTAATCCCCACTACTCAACCGAAATGTCTGACGATGCCATTGGTAAGAAAAAGAAGCGTACAGAGGGAGACCAAGACGCCAGCCAGGACCGCGAGCAGCATGAGGACAAACCCCCGCTCCCGGCCAAAGGCTCGAACAACGGTCTCGGACTGAGATAGGATTCCGCCCATCCCTACGGCGATCCTCGCCAGGTTCGGTTCTCGCTTTTGCGTGGCTTTAGCCATGCCCGTCTCCGAAAGTGAGCCTCCGGGATGCTTCCCGGCTCGTACCGTACGACCATCCCCGAGGCGTCAACCGCCAACAACGCACCACGACTATCCCCATCGGGTTTGCAGTTTGGAAAAACCTCTTTGACGCTTCATCCAACACCAATGGTTATTTCATCAAACCGCAACGCACCAGTAACGAAGCGGCTCGGGAAGCGCCATTTTCAATAGTTCTTTCAATGTGTTATCCGCTCCGCAGGAACAGGCCTGCGGAGACTATCAAAAGCGCCGTCCAAAATTTGGAGAAGTCGTCCAGAACTACGGATTCGCCGGGTACGGATGACCAGCCTGGGCGTCAAACGCCCGGCCTGTGAATCGGGGCCGAACTGAACCACTTGAACTAACGCCAGCAATTCCTTTTGGCGAACAAAGGAATCTGCGTCGGGATGGGGTCACGATCGGCGCCGATGCTGACCCCATTTCCACTGGCTTTTCTTAATTCCTTCACAGCGTTACTGCCGATATCTGCAACAGCCTGACCCCTGCGCCGATTCACATCCCCATAGTCCTATCGTAAGCGTAGCTCCCCTTTTTGATTGGTGCTTGACGCCTATTTTGAGCGCGTGACGCGGCGCCGCGGCTTCCAAATTTCGGACAAAGCGTTGACGGCGGCCTCGAGGGCCTTGCTGTCGATGACGTTGGGATCGAAGTGTTCGGGCCCCCAGAGGCGCATGTGTTCGTGCTCCGGATGGGTGGGGTCGCTGATGGCGTCGAGGTATTCGGCAGAGGCTGGCGCACCGCCGACGTCCTCCGGAGGACAACGACCGGCGGCCTCGAGCAGGAGGAGAAGTCCCTCTATCGTCGTGTTGTCGAACCATTTTTCGAGTTTGATCACATGGATCCAGCTGTCGCCGAAGTCATAGAGATAATGGATCGCCTTGGCGCCTGTCTCTGAACGATATCGGAGAGGCGAGCAGAAGCTGGCGCAGACGATGCCACAAGGGCTTCAATTCCTGGGCGGCATAGCCGACCCAGAAGGCGAGCGTCGAACGGTCGATGGCGATACCGTGCGTCGCCAGCATCTGCGCCTGGCGGTAAAGCGGCAAATGCCAATGATACTTGGCGTCGATCACTTGCGCGACGAGCCGCTCGGTGGGCAGTCCTCCCCTGATCAGTCGCTCGGGAGCAGCGTGCTGGAGGACGACGCCATGACAGGCGCGGCAGGCCAGTTTGGGTCGGCGGGTCACAATCACCCGGTATTGCACCGGAACGACGTCGAGCCTCTGACTCTCATCGCGACCAATCTCAAAGAGACCGCCTTTGCAAGACGGGCAACAGGTTTCAGCCGGCATCAGGGTTTCGACGATGCGCGGCAAATGCTCCGGAAGCTGACCACGGTTGGCTCTGCGCTCGGTATTTCTCTTCTCGCAGGCTCTGGGATTGGAGCGATCCTCGGCTGCTTCGAGAGCCGCGACGGTCTCTTCGATGTCCTCCAGAACAAGCTGTAGCTGATCAGCGTCCAGCTTTTCCGACGATCGACCGAACTGCGCATCTTTCGCAAGCTTGAGCAACCGTTCGAGCCTGGCGCAGCGATCCAGCAGAGCCGCGGCAAAGGCACGCAACTCGGCTGGATCGCTCGGCAGCTCATCAGGCAAATCACTCATTGGTCCGAGTCTGCCATGCTTCGCGCCTTGATGCAGCGAAGATTTTATTCCCTACGCAAGTGCTTTCGGTTGCGGGATTTGAGGTGCGTGCATGCGCGTCCAATCCATGCCGGCCAGAAGCGCAGACAACTGCGCGGCAATCATCCGCATCATGCCGGCCACGGTGGGAGGCCATTTGAAGCCGCTGCTATCGAGCCGCTTCCAGTACATCACCAGGCCGGTACCATCCCAGACGACAATCTTCACGCGATCGGCGCGCTTCGCACGGAAGACCATCGCCACACCCTTCATCGGGTCTTGGCCAAGCGTCTCCTTCGCCAAGAGCGGCAAGCCATCCGCACCCTTTCTGAAGTCCACAGGTTGGGTCGCAACATAAATCGTGAGGCCCGTGGATGGCGTCAGCATGAACGTGTCCGTCGCAGAGCCGTGAACACGTCACTTAGTACCGCAAGGCCAGGCGTCCCGCGTACCTCTATCCGTGCCCCCTGGAACTCGACCATAACAACAGCTGCTTCCGCCGATATAGAGGGCTCCGCAGCCGCCGGTAGCGTCGATTCCGACACCAAAGGCACAAACGATAAGTTATCAGCCGAAGCCGGCAGCACCAACTGGCCCAAACGCGCTCGACGCCGCCAGTCATTCACCTGCTGGGGCCGGCAGCCATGGCGGCGGGCGACATCTGTGACAATCGTGCCCGGCTCGAAGCTTTCCGCGGCAATCCGTGCCTTCAGATCGTCTGGCCAGCGCTTTCGACCTGCGCCAGCATACACTTCGATACGCGGGGATGGTCGTCTTATGTCGTCCGAATGGTCGTCCATTGTGAGCACCCTTGCAGAAGATGCCCCTTCTAGCGGCGCTCACAAGACTGCGCACAAACAATCTGAAGGGCCTCAGCACCACGCTCACGTCCTATCTCCGGCGTAAACGAGTACGTCTTGTAGTGGACGGACGGCGCGCTGGTCGCACTGTCCATCATGTTGGTTGGTTCATTGGCTTTCCTGGCAGTCTCTTGCCTCATGCAACCGACGGCGCCCGGATATGAACTTTAGGACAGTCGTCAGCCAAGCAGGATTGCAGCGCGCTGCTGGTCCTCGAAGCTCAGGACTCGGTGAGCAAACGCCTTGTTCTCCGCGATCGATCCATCGAGCAATTGCTTGAGCAGACCGAGGTTTGTCTTCTGCTGGTTGCTCAGGTTCTCGCGTATGCTGCAGAGCTGATCCCGGTCGGTCACTTGAACCAGAGCAAAGAACTTGCCCAACAACCCGGCAATGACATCAGACGCCTGCACGCCCGGCTCGTCATGGGATACGACAAAACGGAAATTTTCGAGTCGCCGATCGCCGTCCATGAACACTTCCGCGCCGAGATACTCCTCGATCACCTTTTCCACATCCAGGATGTGGTGCGAATTCTTGAACAAGCAGATCCGCCCAACATAGAAAGGACCGAAACTCTCGACCAGCACGTTGGCCTGCTCGTCCTCAAGGTACGGGAGCGCATCCAGCTTCTCGGCGATCTGAAGAACGCCCTTGAGCATCATGTATTCGAAATGACCGAGCAGCGGCTCGCGCTCTTCTAGACGCCCGCGAAGCTCGGAAATAAAGTCGTTTCGGCGTTGGCTTCCGACATCAGGATAGGAATATCGCCGAAACAGATCAACCGTGTCCGCCAGGTTGAAGCGCAGAATCGTATAAAGCGCGTCCTTGAGCTGACCATGAAATGGAAGGAGTTGATGCTTCTCATACTCCGTCAAAATTGAATCGATAATATCGACGGTGGACCAGTAGAGCGGGTCCATCACGGAGTAATGAGTCGTCCGTGAACAAGGCACTAAGCGATTGAGCAGGAGTCAGTTTTCCGGTTGCGGCGGCATTTGAGATTGCAGGGATTGGGGGCTTGAGGCCCCCAAACCTTGCAATTTTCGTTTGTGGATTCCCTTTCGCTGCGGACCATGATTCTGTGGTGCATCGGAGGGGCCGATGCGACCGAAGAAGCACAGGACGACGGGATCGAACGATCTGTTCCGGGCGCGGCTGGACCAGATCATCAATCTGAAGCACGAGTTGGTTCTGCTTGCCGGCAAGATCGATTGGGACTGGATCGACGGCGAGATCGCGCCGCTCTACAGCGAGAACGGCCGGCCCGGGATCGAGACCCGCTTCATGATCGGGCTGTTGTTGCTCAAGCATATCTACGGGCTGTCCGATGAGGGGGTGTGCGAGCGCTGGGTCCACGACCCTTATTTCCAGTTCTTCACCGGCGAAGAGTTTTTCCAGCACGCTTTCCCGCACGAACGCTCGGACCTGAGCCATTGGCGCAAGCGGCTCGGCGACAAGCTGGAGCTGCTGCTGGCCGAGAGCCTGCGGGTGGCGCACGAAGCCGGCGCCTTACGCAGCCAGGACCTCAAGCGCGTCACGGTTGATACCACGGTGCAGCCGAAGGCCATCACCTTTCCGACCGACGCCAAGCTGCTTCATGCGGCCATCCAGGGCCTCAATCGCCTGGCGAGAAGGCACGCCGTCAGGCTGCGGCAATCCTATTCTCGCGTGGCCAAGGCCGCTGCGATGATGGCGGGCCGCTACGCCCATGCCAAACAGTTCAGCCGGCATCAGCGGCAGTTGCGTATCCTGCGCAGCCGGCTGGGCCGGATCATCCGCGACATCCGTCGCAAGATCGAGCGCCAGCCAGCCCTCGAGGAGGCATTCGCCCTTCCGCTTGGCCGAGCCAGCCAGATCCGCTCCCAGCAGCAGCGCCAGCGCGGCTGGAAGCTCTATTCATTTCATGCCCCGGAGGTGGAGTGCATCGGCAAAGGCAAGGCCTCAGCCCCTTACGAGTTCGGCGTGAAGGCCTCCATCGTCACCAACAATCGCCGAGCTCCCGGTGGCCTGTTCGTACTGCATGCCAGGTCGCTGCCCGATAATCCCTACGACGGTCATACCCTGCGGGACGTCATCGACCGCACCGAGGCGCTCACCGGCTGTCCGATCGAGCGGGCCTATGTCGACAAGGGATATCGCGGCCACGACACGCAAAATCCACGTCGCGTCTTCATTTCGGGCCAGAAGCGCGGCGTGTTCGGCGCCATCAAGCGCGAGCTCCGGCGCCGCTCCGCCATCGAGCCCATCATCGGACATCTGAAGGCCGAAGGTCACCTTGGCCGCTGCTATCTCAAAGGCCGCGCCGGCGACGCCGCCAACGTCGTGCTCTCAGCAGTCGGCCACAACTTCCGCCGTATCCTCGCCTGGCTCAGAGAACTCTTGTGCCTCTTCCTGATCCAGCTATCGCATACGCTTGCCTGTCCGCTCCCGCTCAATTCGGCTTCTTAACGGACGACTAATGAACAGCGAAGCCCTTCTCGATGACCCATCGCAGGAAAGACTCCAGCTTCTGAGCGGCCAACAGCTGCAAGAAGTCGCCCTTGGCTATGTGTTCAAGCTTAATATCCTTCGTGGTTTTTTGGATGCGACAACGCTGTCGCAAGTCATCGATATTCAACTCGCGCGGCGGCCCGCGATAGGCGATGCCGGCGATCACGAAGTATTTTGGCTCCCTCACATTGAGTCCATCCGCACGGGTGTGCAGGCGGCGAATATTGTTCGTCTCGTCGTAATACATCGTGTAGGTCGCGTCGGCTCCAGTCAGTTCATTCAGTGCAATGTCGAACTTGCGGAGCTCATTCACTTCTATCATGTTCGTACTTGCTTGGAGGCAAAATCGGGATTTAGATTTTGTAATGCTGGCCGGTGTTTACCGTCGCGCGACTGGGTGACCGCACTTTCCTGCGCGACAGCTAGCTGCACGTTCGTGCGTGACCTTACTTCCGACGCAAAACATGGCGGTATGGCTGGGCTGCATCCACCGATGCGCACGTTGGTTCAAATAACCTTGTTCGCCCATTTCTCGAGGTCCGCGCACCGACGCATCAGTTCATCAAATGTCTCGGGCTCGTCGAGCAAGAGTCCGTCCGCGATCATGTGCTTGTAATCTCGTTCCAAGACGACTCGCGATTGTCCCTCTGGGACGAGCTTTAAGGCGCCACCGACGGCCGAGTTGTATTCGATGACCGCCCCGGCAGAATCCTTTTCTGAGAAGAACCACGACTTGTGCTCCGCAACGGTTACAGCAAGTTTTCGGTCCTTCATTGCCGATTCCGCAATCCCTGCATCGTCCAATCTCACAAGGTCATACCAGTGGCGAGCGAAGCGTTCGCCTTTCAGTTTCCCTTGAACGCAAAAGACATGGATCGCAGTCGCCTTCTCCCAGAAGGTTCGCTCCGCTTTCATGGTCTTGGGCTTAGCGGTCGGGAATTCGAGAGTTTCAAGGTACTGGGCAGCGTCGCAAACGACGTCATGAAGTTCGCTCGGCTCCCCTGTCGATCGTGCGCCGAATTCGAGCATCACGGCGGGGCTCACATAGCCGCTACCAGTCTCCAAGGGATCGTACGTGACGAAAATCTTGTCGTCCTTGGCTTCAGCCTTGGCGCTCAGCTTGTCATGTTGCAAGCGCTTATTGATTACGGGCAACGCCTTTTCCTTGACCCAGACTGGGAGGCGTTCTCGTGCCTTGTCGCTCCACTTTTTGCTTTGACTGCGGCTCTGAGGGACCGGATTGTCCTCACTTGCGCTCACCAGGTCCGGAGCTATCGCGCGGATGTCGTAGGTGAGATCGACGTCTTCCGAGAAACGGCGGATTGCGCCGTAAGCCTTCGAAAGGGACGTTCCGCCCTTGAAGACCAGATGGTCGCCCATTGGCGAGGAAAAAAGCGCATTCAGGCACCAAACGACCCAAACATCCTTCTCGAGAAGATGTGCAGGTAGTCCTGAGTTTGAAGCAGCAACGCCGAGCGCCTCTCGGCGATCGGCATTCGATAGATTTAGAAATTTATCCAACGCGCAGTTCGCTTACCGGCTTGGCAAGCCAAGTCGGCAATGAAGGTGCGGCAGACCTCAGTTCGTTCGCTTCAATCGGAGTCAGTTTTTGACTGACCGATTGCAAGGCTTGTCTTGCAGTCTCTGGACCGACCCAGGCAAGCGCGCGCACGACCTCACCTGCTCGACGGTTGGCCAGGGTAAGCTGCCAACGCGGTGCATGCTTGAATTCCACAACTTGCTTGCCAAGATGGAGCTGGCGGGAAGGACCGGAGGTCAGAAAGACCTGCCGAACAGGTACCTGCGTCGTCAAACCGAGGTGGTTGGCCGCCGCAGCGCCGCTGGAAACGATAATTTCACCGCTGCGCGCCTTGGTCTCCTCAATGACTTTTTCGACCGACGGAGCTCTAGTCCCGAAGCGGCTTTCGACCGGACGTAGATATACCCCTCGCCTCGCGCGCAAGAGCTTTCCTCGCTCGGCAAGACGCGAAAGGGCCTGATCGACGGCAGCACGCTTTCCAAGTTGCAAAAGTGCCTTGGCAGCGATGGGCGCGCCTTCGGGCAGTTCTTTTGTGACTTCCAAAATCCGGGTGCTCAGGGTGGTCATGGCACTCACTCCACTGTCAGAAACATAGGAGAACTTCTGACACCCTACAAGTGTCGCCGTGAGAAAAGGTTTCCCTTGGAAAAACAATTACTTGTCAAAACATAGGGCCGATCCGGCCATTTCAAGAGTTCCACAATCAGGTTTTCAGGCCCAATCCCAGTCCTCACGAGCTGCACAAGCCGACGAGGTAAGCCGACCATTCCCACTCCTAATTCCCTCCGAGTAGACGAACACCTCCAGCTCGCGAGAAAACAAGCAAACTGATCGACGGGGCGGTGGCGAGATATTCGACGTCGCCCTTTCGCGAGCGCCCCCGCGAGAGATTGGGGCTCGCAGCTAAAGACGGCCTGGCACCATCCCTCCTGGCCATCCATCAAGCGCACAGTGGTAGCAGGCCTGTCCCGGCACCACACACTGTCGGGTCCGGCCGGTTGATCGCGATCTCAGCGCAGATGGCGGCGCTCCGCCGCGAAACCTCCGGGGTCCGCCTTTAAGGTCCGAGCTTGCACCGGCACTGCAGGTGGGCAGCCAAGTCGCACCGGGGCGTTAGCTGTCGGGCCCGGCAAGATCGGCTTGCTCCGCGGCCGTTGGCCCCGGCTTGCCGAGCCTCGCCGCGATGAATGCGTGGAAGGCGGCCATGGTGTACACCTCGTAGGGACGCCGCGTCGTCATGGTCAGCAGCCATCGGGCCAAGTTCCATCGGCACACTCTGCCAAGCGCCCGCGCGGGGCTACGGTAGAGAGACATTTAGCAAATTCCGGAAGATGGCTTTCATCGCTTTAACCTAAGCTTGCCGCCTTCCCTTCAGTTCGGCACCTTTCCCATGATGACAGTAGCAAGCTTCCTGTCCTTCTTCGGCATCATGATCGGGCTGGTCTCCGTTGCCTTTCCACTCCGCTTCCTGTACATCCGCGACCGCCGAATGGCGGCAATCGTGCTGACAGTCTCGGTGGTTACGTTCCTGCCGGTGACCGCCATCGATGGCGCAAAGGAACAGGCCTTGGCGCGTCAAGAGCACGCCATCGCCCCTACGTCGAAGTCGCCCGCCGAACTGGCTGAAGAGGTTTGCCAGGCGCCCGGCGCGATCCCGGATTGCGAGGCAGTCCTGACCAAGCAGATAGCCGAGGAAGGGGGACATCCGAAGAAGCCGGAGCCGGTGCCGGCCGCCGACTCGCGGAACGGCTCCTGCAACTCCGACTGGCGCCAGTGCTCCGATAACGCTGACCTTATGAACAATTTCAAGGACAGCAGCCGCAGTTCGTTGTCGTGCCAGTATGCGGCAAAGAAGCTCGCGAAGTACGGCGCCCCGTCGTTCCCCTTCTTTTCGTTCAGCAACTTCAACAGCGGCAACGACTTCGTGAGGACCGGACAGGCGACGTTGGTCGAGCCCGACGCGGAGTTCCAGAACGCATCCGGCACAATCGTGCACATCGTGGTTACCTGCAAATACGATCTGAATAGCCAGCGGGTAGTAGACGTGAGCCTCGATTGACCGCGCCTTGTTCAGGACAGGCGCTATCCAGGGCACCCCTTTTCGTCCAGCACGGCCCCGATGGGCCCCTTTCGCCGAGCAACCAGGGCCACAGCCGAAGACCGCGCGCGATATCGGCGCGCTCGCCAATTCCTATTGATTGTACGACCGGCCTCATCGCTCCCCTGGTCAGGGAGCACAATAGTTCAGGCAACAATAGGTCTATCAGCAACGTCGGTACATGCGACAAGACGCGGTGGCACAGTTAGGTTCGAGGGCTAGCATGTTCGCTTCTCTCCGCTTGACCGTCGGGACTCATCAAAATCCAGTGCGACTATTGGTCGGGCACGGCTGAATGAGGATCGTCGGCCCGCACGGACGTCTGCAGCTGCGCCGGGTCTACTTTCTTGCGTTGTGCCCATTCGACAAGATTGGTCGGACGATACCCGGGATCGGCGCGCCAGCGCCCAAACACGCTGCCGTCGATCGTCTCGTTTATGTTGATGTGCCTCCCGTCGTCGCGGACATCCGGCTCTTGGCCAATCGACCGGTAGAGCGGTCGCGTGAACCTGGCGTACATCCCGTAGCCGAAGAGCTTGTAGGAATCGGTGATCGGCGCCACCACCGAATTTCCCTCCAAGTCGACCTCTGATCGAAACGAAAGTCCCTGCGATTCTGCCTTTTTCATCATCCAGCGCAGTGGTGCCTGGGCGAGAAGGTCGGTCTCGTAGCCGCCACCTACGTTGGCGTGGGCGCCCACAAACCAGCGTTGCTCGACGCCGGAGAGCGGTCGCGGCTGCGCGATGATGGCCTTCGGATCTTTTGGATGGTGGACATCCCAGAGGGTGGGAACAAAGTCGTTCCGATGCTCATCGATAGCCAGCGCGTGATATCCGTTCAGGATGGGAAGACGCAGTCCGGTCTGAAGATAATCGAAAGACGAACGGCTGATGCCGGGGATATTCCCTGCCGCCAAGCCGACAGACCCGACGGTGTCCCAGACGCCAATCACCTTGATTTTCGTGGGTTGGGCATACTTGAGTAGCCATCTCTCCTGCTCGGTCAGCTTGGCGACGTCGCCAGCCGCTTCCTTATCCTTCAAAGTCCAAATACTTTCCTCGTCACCTTTCCTATAGCGCTCGAAGAGCTCGCTGACGCCTATGGGCGACCCAGCCTTGAGGATGCCGTCGATGGCGATCAATCCAGCCAAGGCTCTTGCGGTGTATGCGCCGCGGCTGAAGCCGAAAATGTAGATCTCGTCGCCGTCGTTGTAATTTTCTATGAGCCACTCGTAGGCGTGCCGGATGTTCTCATCGAGCCCTTGTCCGAACACCCCACCGAGAAAACCGTTCACTCCGACCGAGTAGTAGACGAGCTGCGGCTTTCCGTCTCTCCCTTTCGAGGCGCACAGGGCCCGCATCCGCCAGACATTCGTGTTGCTATCGACACTATTCCACGTCCCATCGAGAAAGACCGCCAGACGCTTCTGTTGCTGCTCAGCACCGGCGAAGTTCGGCTGGTTGCCGCTTTTCTCCGCAGGGTGGCCGATAATCACACCGATCGCGACGATTGCGACAATACCCAAGAGAAGGGCCACCCAGTGCGCGAGCCGTTCAAAAATTCGCCAAATCTTCATAAGCAGCTCCACGCTTGCTGATCAATTCTATGACCTTCTCCGCGACTCGATCGCGGGTCAGGGGATCTGATTGAACCCTGTAGGTACGAGCCCAGGTGGGTGGCACAGATCCTTCGCGCTCACTGAGGTCTCAGCGCGTTCGCGACCGCGCTGCCGATCAGAGCCGCGTTGTGCGCATCGACGGCCGCTTGCGATGGGCCGTTCACGATCCTCCCGACCACCTTCCCTCGCTTATCGGTGACCGCTTGGAAAGACGAGGCTCCGGGCGCCAGCGTCATAAGGAGCTCGTGCGTCCTGGTGCGGCTAGCATCGAGCAAGGGACTGGACGGCGTCGACAGCCGAACAAGACTCCATGTCGCGGCCATACTCGCATCCGTCGTGATGATGAACTTGTTGTCGTATTGCGACGAATCCGACTGTGTGCCGGCAACCCCAAGCGGCGGCCCCTCACCATTCGCGGTCGCGCGTGACGACCGATGGAAATCGATCACCTGGACCGCGTCAACGAGCCACTCCCGGATACCGAGGTTTGAGGCATCCACGAACGGCGAGCTGGTCGACCGAGGCCCGAGAGGGAAGCCTGGAGCGCAGCTGCTGCCTATCATCGGCTCAGCCAGATCATTTGCGGAGTAGTAGAAATTATACTTATGCGAGTGCAGATTTTCGGACGAAAGCTGTCCACCCAAACCGAAGGTGAAAGTCTGCGAATTGGCGAGCGGCATCTTGTACGACGCGCCTGGTGTCACCGAACTCTTCTCGTCTGCCTGCAGCGTAAGTTGAATGAGGACGCCCCAGGAGCCCGGCATGTAGGCGTCCTCCGCGGTGGAGACCTGCTTCCCGTTAACTAACCGTACGGGTACCGGAAGTCTGCGGATTTCGTCCCGGCCGAACTTCAGTTCGCAGTAGATGGCGTTCTTGACCTGGCGTTCCATATCCCGCGTAGCGTTGGGGTCTCCCGCCTGATCCCACACTTCTGGTAGCCGCGAATAGGAGAGTCCGCAGCCTGTCAGCGTACAGCCCAGCGCGACAAGAATAAACGATCGCTCCAACATGGTCGCCCCCACAATCGGAACTTTATTCGTTGCCTACGATCGGTTTGGCCCGCAAACGGCGCAGCAGTGCACTGGCCTTGG
This genomic window from Bradyrhizobium sp. 4 contains:
- a CDS encoding plasmid pRiA4b ORF-3 family protein, whose translation is MIKLEKWFDNTTIEGLLLLLEAAGRCPPEDVGGAPASAEYLDAISDPTHPEHEHMRLWGPEHFDPNVIDSKALEAAVNALSEIWKPRRRVTRSK
- a CDS encoding DUF6088 family protein; the encoded protein is MTTLSTRILEVTKELPEGAPIAAKALLQLGKRAAVDQALSRLAERGKLLRARRGVYLRPVESRFGTRAPSVEKVIEETKARSGEIIVSSGAAAANHLGLTTQVPVRQVFLTSGPSRQLHLGKQVVEFKHAPRWQLTLANRRAGEVVRALAWVGPETARQALQSVSQKLTPIEANELRSAAPSLPTWLAKPVSELRVG
- a CDS encoding IS5 family transposase, giving the protein MRPKKHRTTGSNDLFRARLDQIINLKHELVLLAGKIDWDWIDGEIAPLYSENGRPGIETRFMIGLLLLKHIYGLSDEGVCERWVHDPYFQFFTGEEFFQHAFPHERSDLSHWRKRLGDKLELLLAESLRVAHEAGALRSQDLKRVTVDTTVQPKAITFPTDAKLLHAAIQGLNRLARRHAVRLRQSYSRVAKAAAMMAGRYAHAKQFSRHQRQLRILRSRLGRIIRDIRRKIERQPALEEAFALPLGRASQIRSQQQRQRGWKLYSFHAPEVECIGKGKASAPYEFGVKASIVTNNRRAPGGLFVLHARSLPDNPYDGHTLRDVIDRTEALTGCPIERAYVDKGYRGHDTQNPRRVFISGQKRGVFGAIKRELRRRSAIEPIIGHLKAEGHLGRCYLKGRAGDAANVVLSAVGHNFRRILAWLRELLCLFLIQLSHTLACPLPLNSAS
- the tnpB gene encoding IS66 family insertion sequence element accessory protein TnpB (TnpB, as the term is used for proteins encoded by IS66 family insertion elements, is considered an accessory protein, since TnpC, encoded by a neighboring gene, is a DDE family transposase.), whose product is MLTPSTGLTIYVATQPVDFRKGADGLPLLAKETLGQDPMKGVAMVFRAKRADRVKIVVWDGTGLVMYWKRLDSSGFKWPPTVAGMMRMIAAQLSALLAGMDWTRMHAPQIPQPKALA
- a CDS encoding nucleotidyl transferase AbiEii/AbiGii toxin family protein, with product MDKFLNLSNADRREALGVAASNSGLPAHLLEKDVWVVWCLNALFSSPMGDHLVFKGGTSLSKAYGAIRRFSEDVDLTYDIRAIAPDLVSASEDNPVPQSRSQSKKWSDKARERLPVWVKEKALPVINKRLQHDKLSAKAEAKDDKIFVTYDPLETGSGYVSPAVMLEFGARSTGEPSELHDVVCDAAQYLETLEFPTAKPKTMKAERTFWEKATAIHVFCVQGKLKGERFARHWYDLVRLDDAGIAESAMKDRKLAVTVAEHKSWFFSEKDSAGAVIEYNSAVGGALKLVPEGQSRVVLERDYKHMIADGLLLDEPETFDELMRRCADLEKWANKVI
- a CDS encoding DUF2235 domain-containing protein gives rise to the protein MKIWRIFERLAHWVALLLGIVAIVAIGVIIGHPAEKSGNQPNFAGAEQQQKRLAVFLDGTWNSVDSNTNVWRMRALCASKGRDGKPQLVYYSVGVNGFLGGVFGQGLDENIRHAYEWLIENYNDGDEIYIFGFSRGAYTARALAGLIAIDGILKAGSPIGVSELFERYRKGDEESIWTLKDKEAAGDVAKLTEQERWLLKYAQPTKIKVIGVWDTVGSVGLAAGNIPGISRSSFDYLQTGLRLPILNGYHALAIDEHRNDFVPTLWDVHHPKDPKAIIAQPRPLSGVEQRWFVGAHANVGGGYETDLLAQAPLRWMMKKAESQGLSFRSEVDLEGNSVVAPITDSYKLFGYGMYARFTRPLYRSIGQEPDVRDDGRHININETIDGSVFGRWRADPGYRPTNLVEWAQRKKVDPAQLQTSVRADDPHSAVPDQ
- a CDS encoding DUF3800 domain-containing protein, translated to MDPLYWSTVDIIDSILTEYEKHQLLPFHGQLKDALYTILRFNLADTVDLFRRYSYPDVGSQRRNDFISELRGRLEEREPLLGHFEYMMLKGVLQIAEKLDALPYLEDEQANVLVESFGPFYVGRICLFKNSHHILDVEKVIEEYLGAEVFMDGDRRLENFRFVVSHDEPGVQASDVIAGLLGKFFALVQVTDRDQLCSIRENLSNQQKTNLGLLKQLLDGSIAENKAFAHRVLSFEDQQRAAILLG